Proteins encoded in a region of the Xylocopa sonorina isolate GNS202 chromosome 1, iyXylSono1_principal, whole genome shotgun sequence genome:
- the LOC143429403 gene encoding uncharacterized protein LOC143429403 isoform X1, translating into MERLSRVACYFRWMKNASPHDVSEVAAEDTERKSVEVEQYRNVGCNSEASRRLCGILESILLWENSVNSISVVIVFNILFWVIIVLEVHGFAAASSVALVVVLGYSTLEAQVQKENKATNTAASYAKAEQIEKIGRRIKSAFHSLMQLRREQPGVFCTAVCSFALGLWIIGRTINGILLAYTICMSILLGPALLLKLPSKMILHKEWDSEIEEFLPAVTEDNLQVLTRAGESGDQSPTPTSVLSDAQNEFFNDEDLMGLKMPSHEDGSTDGVEVSELELSAEETDVDGIKFQSGHFEKGSSSEEEAELEPISRKQISHSDESGSEFEIIDGQDVDNLDNA; encoded by the exons ATGGAACGGCTCTCGAGAGTGGCATGTTATTTTCGATGGATGAAAAATGCGTCACCTCATGATGTAAGTGAGGTAGCTGCGGAGGATACGGAGCGCAAAAGTGTCGAGGTTGAACAATATCGGAATGTTGGATGCAATTCTGAAGCCTCGAGGCGACTTTGTGGCATTTTGGAGAGTATCCTCCTCTGGGAAAACTCTGTAAACAGTATCTCCGTCGTCATCGTATTCAACATACTGTTTTG GGTTATTATTGTATTAGAGGTACATGGCTTTGCTGCAGCCAGCAGTGTTGCACTAGTTGTCGTCCTCGGTTACAGTACTTTAGAAGCCCAAGttcaaaaagaaaataaagCAACAAATACAGCTGC ATCCTATGCAAAGGCAGAACAGATTGAAAAGATAGGAAGAAGAATAAAGTCAGCATTTCATAGTTTGATGCAATTGAGAAGAGAACAACCAGGAGTG TTTTGTACTGCAGTATGTTCATTTGCTTTGGGCCTATGGATTATTGGTCGTACTATAAATGGTATACTTCTTGCATATACAATATGCATGAGCATTTTACTTGGACCTGCATTATTATTGAAGCTACCTAGCAAAATGATATTACATAAAG AATGGGACAGTGAAATCGAAGAATTTTTACCAGCAGTAACTGAAGATAATCTTCAAGTTCTTACAAGAGCAGGAGAATCAGGAGATCAATCACCAACACCAACAAGTGTGTTATCCGATGCTCAAAATG AATTTTTTAACGATGAAGATCTTATGGGTCTTAAAATGCCATCACATGAAGATGGAAGCACAGACGGTGTAGAAGTTTCTGAATTGGAGCTTAGTGCAGAAGAAACTGACGTGGATGGCATTAAATTTCAAAGTGGCCATTTCGAAAAAGGATCATCTTCTGAAGAGGAAGCAGAACTTGAACCTATATCAAGGAAACAGATTAGCCATAGTGATGAAAGTGGTAGCGAATTTGAGATAATTGATGGTCAAGATGTTGACAACTTAGATAATGCATGA
- the LOC143429403 gene encoding uncharacterized protein LOC143429403 isoform X2 — MERLSRVACYFRWMKNASPHDVSEVAAEDTERKSVEVEQYRNVGCNSEASRRLCGILESILLWENSVNSISVVIVFNILFWVIIVLEVHGFAAASSVALVVVLGYSTLEAQVQKENKATNTAASYAKAEQIEKIGRRIKSAFHSLMQLRREQPGVFCTAVCSFALGLWIIGRTINGILLAYTICMSILLGPALLLKLPSKMILHKEWDSEIEEFLPAVTEDNLQVLTRAGESGDQSPTPTSVLSDAQNDLMGLKMPSHEDGSTDGVEVSELELSAEETDVDGIKFQSGHFEKGSSSEEEAELEPISRKQISHSDESGSEFEIIDGQDVDNLDNA, encoded by the exons ATGGAACGGCTCTCGAGAGTGGCATGTTATTTTCGATGGATGAAAAATGCGTCACCTCATGATGTAAGTGAGGTAGCTGCGGAGGATACGGAGCGCAAAAGTGTCGAGGTTGAACAATATCGGAATGTTGGATGCAATTCTGAAGCCTCGAGGCGACTTTGTGGCATTTTGGAGAGTATCCTCCTCTGGGAAAACTCTGTAAACAGTATCTCCGTCGTCATCGTATTCAACATACTGTTTTG GGTTATTATTGTATTAGAGGTACATGGCTTTGCTGCAGCCAGCAGTGTTGCACTAGTTGTCGTCCTCGGTTACAGTACTTTAGAAGCCCAAGttcaaaaagaaaataaagCAACAAATACAGCTGC ATCCTATGCAAAGGCAGAACAGATTGAAAAGATAGGAAGAAGAATAAAGTCAGCATTTCATAGTTTGATGCAATTGAGAAGAGAACAACCAGGAGTG TTTTGTACTGCAGTATGTTCATTTGCTTTGGGCCTATGGATTATTGGTCGTACTATAAATGGTATACTTCTTGCATATACAATATGCATGAGCATTTTACTTGGACCTGCATTATTATTGAAGCTACCTAGCAAAATGATATTACATAAAG AATGGGACAGTGAAATCGAAGAATTTTTACCAGCAGTAACTGAAGATAATCTTCAAGTTCTTACAAGAGCAGGAGAATCAGGAGATCAATCACCAACACCAACAAGTGTGTTATCCGATGCTCAAAATG ATCTTATGGGTCTTAAAATGCCATCACATGAAGATGGAAGCACAGACGGTGTAGAAGTTTCTGAATTGGAGCTTAGTGCAGAAGAAACTGACGTGGATGGCATTAAATTTCAAAGTGGCCATTTCGAAAAAGGATCATCTTCTGAAGAGGAAGCAGAACTTGAACCTATATCAAGGAAACAGATTAGCCATAGTGATGAAAGTGGTAGCGAATTTGAGATAATTGATGGTCAAGATGTTGACAACTTAGATAATGCATGA
- the LOC143429409 gene encoding tRNA methyltransferase 10 homolog A isoform X2, protein MDNQKDINDIEKVENNTQHTKTCEERASFNVDKKLSELNTNLSKRQLKKVKKREKWLERKFELRLREREKARQKRAFARANNINLGPSRKALKRSTMAESSCKIGVTIDLSFGDLMIDKDIAKLTKQILRCYTLNRRAVAPMQFSLTSFGGKSKADMQKHNGYEHWDGLCHKLAIQAGIRHGRLPLDKFLRMKARKVLTVDHVFEILLRVSEGKTWQEAFLQVLPERKNAQLILPLGEKGTSDTYHKNTDVLHTNICT, encoded by the exons ATGGAcaatcaaaaggatataaatgataTTGAAAAAGTAGAAAATAACACTCAGCATACGAAGACTTGCGAAGAGAGAGCTAGTTTTAATGTAGATAAAAAGCTGTCGGAATTAAATACGAATTTGAGTAAACGTCAGCTGAAGAAagtgaaaaagagagagaaatggTTGGAGCGAAAATTTGAGCTAAG aTTACGCGAACGAGAGAAAGCAAGACAAAAACGAGCATTTGCTCGTGCAAACAATATAAATCTTGGGCCTTCCAGGAAAGCTTTGAAAAGAAGCACAATGGCAGAGAGCAGTTGTAAAATTGGAGTAACTATTGATTTGTCTTTTGGTGATTTAATGATTGATAAGGATATTGCAAAATTGACTAAACAAATACTAAGATGTTATACTTTGAATAGACGAGCCGTTGCACCAATGCAATTTTCTCTTACCAGTTTCGGTGGAAAATCAAAGGCAGATATGCAAAAGCACAATGGATATGAACACTGGGAT GGCCTCTGTCATAAATTAGCTATACAAGCAGGAATAAGGCATGGCAGATTACCTCTGGATAAATTTTTACGTATGAAAGCAAGAAAAGTTTTGACTGTCGATCATG TATTTGAAATTTTGCTTAGAGTTAGCGAAGGCAAAACATGGCAAGAAGCATTTTTGCAGGTTTTACCAGAAAGAAAGAATGCACAATTAATTCTGCCATTAGGAGAAAAAGGCACATCAGATACTTACCATAAAAACACAGATGTTCTTCACACAAATATATGTACATAG
- the LOC143429409 gene encoding tRNA methyltransferase 10 homolog A isoform X1 yields the protein MDNQKDINDIEKVENNTQHTKTCEERASFNVDKKLSELNTNLSKRQLKKVKKREKWLERKFELRLREREKARQKRAFARANNINLGPSRKALKRSTMAESSCKIGVTIDLSFGDLMIDKDIAKLTKQILRCYTLNRRAVAPMQFSLTSFGGKSKADMQKHNGYEHWDVKFHAEPYLNIYPKERVIYLTSESENIITHLEHDYVYVIGGLVDHNSHKGLCHKLAIQAGIRHGRLPLDKFLRMKARKVLTVDHVFEILLRVSEGKTWQEAFLQVLPERKNAQLILPLGEKGTSDTYHKNTDVLHTNICT from the exons ATGGAcaatcaaaaggatataaatgataTTGAAAAAGTAGAAAATAACACTCAGCATACGAAGACTTGCGAAGAGAGAGCTAGTTTTAATGTAGATAAAAAGCTGTCGGAATTAAATACGAATTTGAGTAAACGTCAGCTGAAGAAagtgaaaaagagagagaaatggTTGGAGCGAAAATTTGAGCTAAG aTTACGCGAACGAGAGAAAGCAAGACAAAAACGAGCATTTGCTCGTGCAAACAATATAAATCTTGGGCCTTCCAGGAAAGCTTTGAAAAGAAGCACAATGGCAGAGAGCAGTTGTAAAATTGGAGTAACTATTGATTTGTCTTTTGGTGATTTAATGATTGATAAGGATATTGCAAAATTGACTAAACAAATACTAAGATGTTATACTTTGAATAGACGAGCCGTTGCACCAATGCAATTTTCTCTTACCAGTTTCGGTGGAAAATCAAAGGCAGATATGCAAAAGCACAATGGATATGAACACTGGGAT GTAAAATTTCATGCAGAACCATATTTGAATATTTATCCTAAGGAAAGAGTAATTTATCTCACTAGTGAATCGGAAAATATTATTACTCATCTAGAACACGATTATGTATATGTTATAGGTGGTCTAGTTGATCATAATAGTCATAAG GGCCTCTGTCATAAATTAGCTATACAAGCAGGAATAAGGCATGGCAGATTACCTCTGGATAAATTTTTACGTATGAAAGCAAGAAAAGTTTTGACTGTCGATCATG TATTTGAAATTTTGCTTAGAGTTAGCGAAGGCAAAACATGGCAAGAAGCATTTTTGCAGGTTTTACCAGAAAGAAAGAATGCACAATTAATTCTGCCATTAGGAGAAAAAGGCACATCAGATACTTACCATAAAAACACAGATGTTCTTCACACAAATATATGTACATAG
- the LOC143429395 gene encoding uncharacterized protein LOC143429395 isoform X2: MQVIGVDGRVVGYLFCFLILQAKLTNSRTSWRLNADKVVKTTDFVSTVEDDPIFDILASSITVGNGQSWSRTAISEKLEKIQPFCQDCKTIVSGNHERRFSSYVLKDTPNATESFPLSSQKSNEQVMCTSGQQCEDIILDCGKPVNFTYYDNLLGVANRDKHPLVPEPNVALMFKKNGGKTMDVDIDLLEKRLIKAKREKPKSVQLYNQIGNFWRIKGDAQRSIECFRRALAVSPHNAEVLLNLAQVLLVQQYLDDATYLARRSLELQPPDRNAWEQYLTLGQIFKAYGHYQEAAVHLRHALELKPDLSEAAEALREVLGVLLVVLSSVECDEDSSLVNGQIQRPVQRHFSRAMAMRSLRLNVARNKRC, translated from the exons ATGCAAGTAATTGGGGTCGACGGTCGTGTCGTCGGCTATCTCTTTTGTTTTCTGATACTCCAAGCGAAACTTACAAACTCGAGAACTTCTTGGAGACTTAACGCTGACAAAGTAGTCAAGACAACAGACTTTGTGAGCACAGTCGAGGATGATCCTATTTTCGATATCCTCGCTAGTAGTATCACTGTCGGGAATGGACAAAGTTGGAGTAGAACAGCTATTTCGGAGAAACTCGAAAAGATTCAGCCCTTCTGTCAAGATTGCAAAACTATTGTCTCAGGAAATCACGAACG ACGATTCTCGTCATACGTGTTGAAGGATACACCAAACGCCACCGAATCCTTTCCCCTATCATCACAAAAATCGAACGAGCAAGTCATGTGTACATCTGGTCAACAATGTGAGGATATAATTTTAGACTGTGGAAAGCCTGTTAATTTTACTTATTACGACAACTTGCTCGGTGTTGCAAACAGAGACAAACATCCATTAGTTCCAGAACCAAATGTAGCGCTCATGTTCAAGAAAAATGGTGGCAAAACTATGGATGTTGATATTGATTTGCTAGAGAAACGTTTGATAAAAGCAAAACGAGAG AAACCAAAGTCTGTTCAACTTTACAATCAGATAGGAAATTTTTGGCGTATAAAAGGTGATGCACAAAGATCAATTGAATGCTTTCGAAGAGCACTTGCTGTGTCACCACATAATGCAGAAGTTTTGTTAAATTTGGCTCAAGTATTATTAGTTCAACAATATTTGGATGATGCAACATATTTGGCAAGACGTTCTTTGGAATTGCAACCTCCAGATCGCAATGCTTGGGAACAATATCTTACACTTGGTCAAATATTTAAG GCATATGGCCATTATCAAGAGGCAGCTGTACATTTGAGACATGCTTTAGAATTAAAACCAGATCTCTCTGAAGCAGCAGAAGCTCTAAGAGAG GTGCTTGGCGTACTTTTAGTAGTCTTAAGCAGTGTAGAATGTGACGAAGACTCTAGTCTAGTCAATGGACAAATTCAACGTCCGGTTCAACGCCATTTTAGTCGTGCCATGGCCATGCGCAGTTTACGGCTTAATGTTGCTCGTAATAAACGTTGTTAA
- the LOC143429395 gene encoding uncharacterized protein LOC143429395 isoform X1: MQVIGVDGRVVGYLFCFLILQAKLTNSRTSWRLNADKVVKTTDFVSTVEDDPIFDILASSITVGNGQSWSRTAISEKLEKIQPFCQDCKTIVSGNHERRFSSYVLKDTPNATESFPLSSQKSNEQVMCTSGQQCEDIILDCGKPVNFTYYDNLLGVANRDKHPLVPEPNVALMFKKNGGKTMDVDIDLLEKRLIKAKREKPKSVQLYNQIGNFWRIKGDAQRSIECFRRALAVSPHNAEVLLNLAQVLLVQQYLDDATYLARRSLELQPPDRNAWEQYLTLGQIFKAYGHYQEAAVHLRHALELKPDLSEAAEALREVELLPAASLHIYTLLIIICLVLGVLLVVLSSVECDEDSSLVNGQIQRPVQRHFSRAMAMRSLRLNVARNKRC; encoded by the exons ATGCAAGTAATTGGGGTCGACGGTCGTGTCGTCGGCTATCTCTTTTGTTTTCTGATACTCCAAGCGAAACTTACAAACTCGAGAACTTCTTGGAGACTTAACGCTGACAAAGTAGTCAAGACAACAGACTTTGTGAGCACAGTCGAGGATGATCCTATTTTCGATATCCTCGCTAGTAGTATCACTGTCGGGAATGGACAAAGTTGGAGTAGAACAGCTATTTCGGAGAAACTCGAAAAGATTCAGCCCTTCTGTCAAGATTGCAAAACTATTGTCTCAGGAAATCACGAACG ACGATTCTCGTCATACGTGTTGAAGGATACACCAAACGCCACCGAATCCTTTCCCCTATCATCACAAAAATCGAACGAGCAAGTCATGTGTACATCTGGTCAACAATGTGAGGATATAATTTTAGACTGTGGAAAGCCTGTTAATTTTACTTATTACGACAACTTGCTCGGTGTTGCAAACAGAGACAAACATCCATTAGTTCCAGAACCAAATGTAGCGCTCATGTTCAAGAAAAATGGTGGCAAAACTATGGATGTTGATATTGATTTGCTAGAGAAACGTTTGATAAAAGCAAAACGAGAG AAACCAAAGTCTGTTCAACTTTACAATCAGATAGGAAATTTTTGGCGTATAAAAGGTGATGCACAAAGATCAATTGAATGCTTTCGAAGAGCACTTGCTGTGTCACCACATAATGCAGAAGTTTTGTTAAATTTGGCTCAAGTATTATTAGTTCAACAATATTTGGATGATGCAACATATTTGGCAAGACGTTCTTTGGAATTGCAACCTCCAGATCGCAATGCTTGGGAACAATATCTTACACTTGGTCAAATATTTAAG GCATATGGCCATTATCAAGAGGCAGCTGTACATTTGAGACATGCTTTAGAATTAAAACCAGATCTCTCTGAAGCAGCAGAAGCTCTAAGAGAGGTAGAGTTACTTCCGGCAGCGAGCTTACATATCTATACATTACTGATAATTATATGTTTG GTGCTTGGCGTACTTTTAGTAGTCTTAAGCAGTGTAGAATGTGACGAAGACTCTAGTCTAGTCAATGGACAAATTCAACGTCCGGTTCAACGCCATTTTAGTCGTGCCATGGCCATGCGCAGTTTACGGCTTAATGTTGCTCGTAATAAACGTTGTTAA
- the LOC143429422 gene encoding NECAP-like protein CG9132 — MDSYESVLLVKSEVFVFKIPPRSTNRGYRAGDWNLQEPTWTGRMRLVSQGDSIAIKLEDKVTGELFAKCPIEQYPGIAVEPVMDSSRYFVLRIQDENGRSAFIGVGFLDRSDSFDLNVALQDHFKWLRNQEQIEKEKDKPKEELDLRFKEGETIKINMKITKKDGNEVSSKTKQRPSANIGLPPPPGGVKIAPPPAKTPTSSPAHKPVQNQNQTGSEWGEFASASQQPPTQPSTVGNASWVQF, encoded by the exons ATGGATTCTTATGAAAGCGTATTACTTGTGAAGTCTGAAGTCTTCGTGTTTAAAATACCGCCAAGGTCAACGAATAGGGGTTATCG AGCAGGTGACTGGAATCTTCAAGAGCCAACATGGACTGGTCGTATGCGACTTGTCTCTCAAGGAGATTCAATCGCTATCAAATTGGAAGATAAAGTTACTGGAGAGTTGTTTGCAAAATGTCCAATTGAGCAATATCCAGGAATTGCTGTTGAACCAGTCATGGATTCTTCGCGTTATTTTGTTTTAAGAATTCAAGATGAAAATGGGAGGTCAGCTTTCATTGGCGTTGGATTTTTAGATAGGTCTGATAGTTTTGATTTAAATGTTGCTCTTCAAGACCATTTTAAATGGCTCAGAAATCAGGAACAAATAGAAAAGGAAAAGGATAAACCAAAAGAAGAGTTGGATCTCAGATTTAAAGAAGGAGAAACAATAAAAATAAACATGAAAATTACT aaaAAGGATGGCAATGAAGTTTCTTCTAAAACAAAGCAGCGTCCTAGTGCAAATATAGGTTTACCACCTCCACCAGGTGGGGTAAAAATTGCACCACCACCTGCGAAAACTCCGACCTCATCTCCTGCTCATAAACCTGTTCAAAATCAAAACCAAACAGGTTCTGAATGGGGAGAATTTGCTAGCGCATCACAACAACCTCCAACTCAACCGTCAACAGTAGGGAATGCCAGTTGGGTTCAATTTTAA